In Brienomyrus brachyistius isolate T26 chromosome 19, BBRACH_0.4, whole genome shotgun sequence, one DNA window encodes the following:
- the nus1 gene encoding dehydrodolichyl diphosphate synthase complex subunit nus1: MALLYELAWRALHAILHLQRALVSWFRARLCSWNWRLWKRAVAALLVPVALGFQSRRKLGPPAARRGCRRPRWGADGRALEKLPVHVGLLITEEEPRYADIANLVVWCMAVGISYVSVYDNQGIFRRNNSRLMDEILKQQQELLGADSGKYSVEFLNDSTQTQENHTAFLCKAMVKVLSSDDGQHSIVAAARQLCRAVEQRQRASKDIDVHVLDSMLRDSKHTPDPDLVLKFGPVDSTLGFLPWHIRLTEFISLPSHMDLSYEDFFSALQRYASCEQRLGK, from the exons ATGGCGCTGCTCTACGAGCTGGCGTGGCGGGCTCTGCACGCCATCCTCCACCTCCAGCGAGCGCTCGTCTCCTGGTTCCGCGCGCGCCTCTGCAGCTGGAACTGGCGGCTGTGGAAGCGGGCGGTGGCCGCGCTGCTCGTGCCCGTGGCCCTCGGCTTCCAGAGCCGCAGGAAGCTGGGGCCGCCGGCGGCCAGGCGGGGCTGCCGCCGCCCTCGCTGGGGGGCGGACGGCCGGGCGCTGGAGAAGCTGCCGGTGCACGTCGGCTTGCTGataaccgaggaagagccgcgCTACGCGGACATCGCCAACCTGGTGGTGTGGTGCATGGCGGTGGGCATCTCCTACGTTAGTGTTTACGATAACCAGG GTATCTTCAGAAGAAACAATTCCCGACTGATGGATGAAATTCTGAAGCAGCAGCAAGAACTGTTAGGTGCCGACAGTGGAAAATATTCCGTAGAGTTTTTAAATGACAGCACCCAGACACAGGAGAATCACA CGGCGTTCCTGTGTAAGGCCATGGTGAAGGTGCTGTCCTCGGACGACGGACAGCACAGCATCGTGGCGGCGGCTCGGCAGCTGTGCAGAGCGGTGGAGCAGAGGCAGAGGGCTTCCAAAGACATCGACGTCCATGTGCTGGATTCCATGCTCAGag ATTCAAAGCATACTCCGGATCCAGACCTGGTTCTGAAGTTCGGCCCGGTGGACAGCACGTTAGGGTTCCTCCCCTGGCACATCAGGCTGACTGAGTTCAT CTCCTTGCCCTCCCACATGGACCTCTCCTATGAGGACTTTTTCAGTGCACTACAGCGCTACGCATCCTGCGAGCAGAGGCTGGGCAAATGA
- the gopc gene encoding Golgi-associated PDZ and coiled-coil motif-containing protein isoform X1 yields MSASAGGVSPAGQGSALAGPGSGMSMFRWLEVLEKEFDKAFVDVDLLLGEIDPDQADITYEGRQKMTSLSSCFAQLCHKAQTIFQMNHKLEAQVVDLKSELTDVQAEKVVVEKEVHDQLLQLHAMQLQLHAKAGQGTDSGSIKAKLSVPSVEDMERELEASKKEKFKEMKLEAEVKLFKKENEALRRHIAVLQAEVYGARLAAKYLDKELAGRVQQIQLLGRDMKGPAHDKLWNQLEAEIHLHRHKTVIRACRGRNDPKKSLPSPSGHESDTLKKTQGVGPIRKVVLSKEDHEGLGISITGGKEHGVPILISEIHPAQPAERCGGLHVGDAILAVNSINLRDAKHKEAVNILSQQRGEIEFEVVYVAPEVDSDDENVEYEDDSGHRYRLYLDELEESSRNNASGDSASLQAQEKSTASDAMNGDTGASSETASDEAPTRAAESSS; encoded by the exons ATGTCCGCTTCGGCCGGCGGCGTCTCTCCTGCTGGCCAGGGATCGGCTCTCGCCGGGCCTGGCTCGGGAATGTCTATGTTCCGGTGGCTAGAAGTTCTGGAAAAGGAGTTTGACAAAGCCTTCGTGGACGTGGATCTGCTGCTCGGGGAGATCGACCCGGACCAGGCCGACATCACCTACGAGGGCCGCCAGAAGATGACGAGTCTGAGCTCCTGCTTCGCGCAGCTTTGCCATAAAGCGCAAACTATATTTCAGATGAACCACAAACTAGAG GCCCAGGTGGTGGACCTCAAGTCGGAGCTGACCGACGTGCAGGCCGAGAAGGTGGTGGTGGAGAAGGAGGTCCATGACCAGCTGCTCCAGCTGCAcgccatgcagctgcagctgcaCGCCAAGGCTGGCCAGGGCACGGATTCCGGCTCCATCAAGGCCAAGCTG TCTGTCCCCTCAGTGGAAGATATG GAGAGGGAGCTGGAGGCCAGCAAGAAGGAGAAGTTCAAGGAGATGAAGCTGGAGGCCGAGGTCAAGCTGTTCAAGAAGGAGAATGAGGCCCTCCGCAGGCACATCGCGGTATTGCAGGCAGAGGTCTACGGCGCACGGCTGGCGGCTAAGTACTTGGACAAGGAGCTGGCGGGCAG GGTTCAACAGATCCAACTGTTGGGTAGGGACATGAAGGGACCTGCTCACGACAAACTCTGGAACCAGCTAGAGGCCGAGATCCATCTCCACCGCCATAAAACAGTCATCcgagcctgcagggggcgcaatGATCCCAAGAAGTCATTACCATCGCCATCGGGCCAC GAGTCAGACACATTAAAGAAGACCCAAGGCGTGGGACCAATACGTAAAGTCGTGCTCTCCAAAGAAGATCATGAAGGACTTGGCATCTCAATCACA ggaggtaaggagcatgggGTGCCCATACTGATCTCTGAGATCCACCCTGCTCAGCCGGCTGAGCGCTGCGGCGGTCTCCACGTGGGAGACGCCATCCTGGCCGTCAACAGCATCAACCTGCGGGACGCCAAACACAAGGAGGCCGTGAACATCCTGTCCCAGCAG AGGGGCGAGATAGAGTTCGAGGTGGTCTACGTAGCTCCTGAAGTCGACTCGGACGACGAAAACGTGGAGTATGAGGACGACAGCGGGCACCGCTACCGTCTGTATCTGGACGAGCTGGAAGAAAGTAGCCGGAACAATGCGTCCGGGGATTCTGCCTCGCTGCAGG CCCAGGAGAAGAGCACAGCGAGCGACGCGATGAACGGGGACACAGGAGCTTCCAGCGAGACCGCGTCGGACGAGGCCCCCACTCGGGCTGCGGAGAGCTCCtcataa
- the gopc gene encoding Golgi-associated PDZ and coiled-coil motif-containing protein isoform X2, with amino-acid sequence MSASAGGVSPAGQGSALAGPGSGMSMFRWLEVLEKEFDKAFVDVDLLLGEIDPDQADITYEGRQKMTSLSSCFAQLCHKAQTIFQMNHKLEAQVVDLKSELTDVQAEKVVVEKEVHDQLLQLHAMQLQLHAKAGQGTDSGSIKAKLERELEASKKEKFKEMKLEAEVKLFKKENEALRRHIAVLQAEVYGARLAAKYLDKELAGRVQQIQLLGRDMKGPAHDKLWNQLEAEIHLHRHKTVIRACRGRNDPKKSLPSPSGHESDTLKKTQGVGPIRKVVLSKEDHEGLGISITGGKEHGVPILISEIHPAQPAERCGGLHVGDAILAVNSINLRDAKHKEAVNILSQQRGEIEFEVVYVAPEVDSDDENVEYEDDSGHRYRLYLDELEESSRNNASGDSASLQAQEKSTASDAMNGDTGASSETASDEAPTRAAESSS; translated from the exons ATGTCCGCTTCGGCCGGCGGCGTCTCTCCTGCTGGCCAGGGATCGGCTCTCGCCGGGCCTGGCTCGGGAATGTCTATGTTCCGGTGGCTAGAAGTTCTGGAAAAGGAGTTTGACAAAGCCTTCGTGGACGTGGATCTGCTGCTCGGGGAGATCGACCCGGACCAGGCCGACATCACCTACGAGGGCCGCCAGAAGATGACGAGTCTGAGCTCCTGCTTCGCGCAGCTTTGCCATAAAGCGCAAACTATATTTCAGATGAACCACAAACTAGAG GCCCAGGTGGTGGACCTCAAGTCGGAGCTGACCGACGTGCAGGCCGAGAAGGTGGTGGTGGAGAAGGAGGTCCATGACCAGCTGCTCCAGCTGCAcgccatgcagctgcagctgcaCGCCAAGGCTGGCCAGGGCACGGATTCCGGCTCCATCAAGGCCAAGCTG GAGAGGGAGCTGGAGGCCAGCAAGAAGGAGAAGTTCAAGGAGATGAAGCTGGAGGCCGAGGTCAAGCTGTTCAAGAAGGAGAATGAGGCCCTCCGCAGGCACATCGCGGTATTGCAGGCAGAGGTCTACGGCGCACGGCTGGCGGCTAAGTACTTGGACAAGGAGCTGGCGGGCAG GGTTCAACAGATCCAACTGTTGGGTAGGGACATGAAGGGACCTGCTCACGACAAACTCTGGAACCAGCTAGAGGCCGAGATCCATCTCCACCGCCATAAAACAGTCATCcgagcctgcagggggcgcaatGATCCCAAGAAGTCATTACCATCGCCATCGGGCCAC GAGTCAGACACATTAAAGAAGACCCAAGGCGTGGGACCAATACGTAAAGTCGTGCTCTCCAAAGAAGATCATGAAGGACTTGGCATCTCAATCACA ggaggtaaggagcatgggGTGCCCATACTGATCTCTGAGATCCACCCTGCTCAGCCGGCTGAGCGCTGCGGCGGTCTCCACGTGGGAGACGCCATCCTGGCCGTCAACAGCATCAACCTGCGGGACGCCAAACACAAGGAGGCCGTGAACATCCTGTCCCAGCAG AGGGGCGAGATAGAGTTCGAGGTGGTCTACGTAGCTCCTGAAGTCGACTCGGACGACGAAAACGTGGAGTATGAGGACGACAGCGGGCACCGCTACCGTCTGTATCTGGACGAGCTGGAAGAAAGTAGCCGGAACAATGCGTCCGGGGATTCTGCCTCGCTGCAGG CCCAGGAGAAGAGCACAGCGAGCGACGCGATGAACGGGGACACAGGAGCTTCCAGCGAGACCGCGTCGGACGAGGCCCCCACTCGGGCTGCGGAGAGCTCCtcataa